In the Dysgonomonas mossii genome, CAAATGTAGACTCCAATAATGAAATAATACTAATAGATTTCTGAAAGATATTACATTCCTCAGAATCAATAAGCTGAATTTCTTTATTGATATTTTCTTTTATATTGCGAATAAATTGCTCCATTGTATTCTGTTTTTTATGTATTAGATTCCTATTTTAGACTAGTCGAAGAAAGAATAAGTCATAATAATCGCTCAAGCCTATAATTAGTTCATATAGGACATGTCTCCAACTACAGAGATAAGGCTATAGCCAGACCTCCTTGTTTTCCATTATAAAAAGGGCTAAAAGAGATTTGTTTGCTAAATGTACCTTTATTCATAAACTTCCTCTGCAAATAGGGATAAAGCCAATAAGCAGCCTTTGTGCTTAGAATACCGAGGCCAGCTCCTACTATAACATCTGCAAACCAGTGTTTATCATTATATAGACGAAATATCCCTGTTCCGGTTGCAATCGTATAGCCTGTTATTCCATACCATATTGAAACATCTTTATATTCCTGCCAAAGAAATTCTGCACCCATAAAAGCTACCGCTGTATGACCTGAGGGAAAAGAGTTTTTCGCTGATTTATCTGGTCTCTCTATCTTTGTTGAATACTTTATTGTATTTACTGATGCTGCCATAAAAAGAGTAGATATTCCTAGAATAAAGGTTCTGTCTTTAAAATTATTTTTACCTTTTATCCCCATTAAATTCAGTGCGTATACACTTCCTGCCGGAACATATTGCGAAATGTCATCTATGGTAAACTTCGAATCAATATGTTCTGTTACTTCATGCTTTACCTGCCTGTTAAGCAAATAATTATGCTCTATAGCTGTTTCAAATACACCATAAGCAATTAAAGCCGAAGGAATAATTAATTGCTTATATGAAAACTTAAGCTGTTTTACAGGTTTTATCTTGTCAGAAATGACTGTATCTACAGAAATGAAATTAGTAGAAGGTATATCACTGCCCTGAATCGAAAAATCGATGATTGGGTAGTTGCTTTGTAGTGTATCATTATCTACTGTATCCGCTTTTACCGATTGGAATAAGAGCAAGAAGAAGACAATACAAACCAATATGTTATTCATTGTTTTTTTATAATAATAAGATTCGTTTGGCTGAGCTAAAGAGTTGTGTTCAGCCAAACGAAATTTTGAAAAATTACTTTCTGAAAATATAATTAGCTATAATCCATGTGTTAAACCCAAACACTACCATATATGGAATCGGATTAAAATGATTTGGACAATGTTCACTCTTACATCTGAAGAATATAAGCCATACAATTATTCCCATCAAAGCACCTATAGATATACTTATCAGAGAAAGATATCTTTTTATAATGGGATTCAGTTTTGATGGAGTTTCTTTTCTTGCTGCTAATCTTCTTATACGTCTCTTTTTACTCATGACGATAATAGTGTTAGTTACAAGACTTTCAGAACCTCATTTTTAATATTCTAACAGCATTTAGTATTGCTAGCAGAGAGACTCCAACATCAGCAAAGACCGCTTCCCACATGGTTGCCAAACCAAAACTACCTAAAATAAGTACGATCAGTTTAACCGAAAATGCCAATATTATATTCTGTACAACCACTTGTCTTGTGACTTTAGCTATTTTAATCGAAGTTGCTATTTTGGATGGTTGATCTGTCTGAATAATTACATCGGCCACTTCGATAGCAGCATCACTCCCCATTCCGCCCATTGCTATTCCAACATCACTTAATGCCAGTGAAGGAGCATCATTTATACCATCTCCGACAAAAGCAATCACATTATTCCTATCAGTTTTCAATTCTTCTATATGACGAACCTTATCTTCAGGTAAGAGGTCTCCATAAGCATTGTCAATACCAAGGCTGGATGCAACATTATTCGTTATGGAAGATTTATCCCCACTCAACATTACAACTTGTTTGATTCCGGATAAATGCATATCTGAAATAGCAGTCTGTGCATCATCTTTTACCTCATCCGCTATTGTTATATAGCCCACATATTCTCCGTTAATAGCTGCAATCACGATAGTCTCAACTATAAATTCAATTGTTCTGTCATAGGAGATATTAAATTTCTGCATCAACTTAGCATTGCCCACCAATACTTCTTCTCCATTTACGATCCCTTTAAGTCCATGCCCTGATATTTCTTCCACATCTGTAGCTGTATAATTATCTGAAATCTTTGCAAATTGAACAATTGCTCTAGCAATGGGATGATTTGAGAATTTCTCCATGGCAGCAACAATAGCGACAAATTCCTCTTGCTTATCTTCATCGACCGACGCAACTTTCTGCACATTGAACACACCTTTGGTCAAAGTACCTGTTTTATCCATCACGACTGTATTGACTTTAGTCATTAAATCGAGATAGTTAGCTCCCTTGAAGAGTATGCCTGCTTTAGAAGCTGCTCCGATTCCGCCGAAATAGCCTAAGGGTATGGAGATAACCAATGCACACGGACAGGAGATTACCAAGAATACCAATGCACGGGATAACCATTCGCTAAATATATAGTCGCTCACCACAAAATAAGGAATGACTGTTATAAAGAGAGCTAACAGGAATACAATCGGAGTATATATTTTGGCAAACTTGCGAATTAATAACTCTGTTTTTGCTTTTCGGGAAGTTGCATCTTGCACCATTTCTAGGATTCTGGCAAGAGAGCTATCCTGATACTTTTTAGCAACCTTTATTTCAATCACTTTATCAAGATTCAACATTCCTGCTAGTACGCTTTCGCTGGCTGAAATAGTTTTCGGTTTGCTTTCCCCTGTTAATGCTGCTGTATTAAAGCTTGCTGATGATGTAAGCATTATTCCATCCAAAGGGACTTTCTCTCCGGCTTTTACCTGAATAACTTCGTCAATTTCTACTTCTTCAGGAGATATTGTTTGATATGAATCATTTCTATAAACAGTTGCTGTGTCAGGACGTACATCAAGCAATGCCTTAATGTTTCTTTTGGCTCTATTCACAGCCGAATCTTGAAACAATTCTCCAATCGTATAAAATACCATTACAGCTACTCCTTCGGGATATTCGCCTATAATGAAAGCTCCAAGTGTAGCCATTCCCATAAGGGTAAACTCAGTGAAGAAATCCTTTTCCTTGATCGTTTCAACGGCTTCCCTAAAAACGGGAAAGGCAACTGGGATGTAAGCTATAATATACAACCCTAAACGAAGATAGCCGTTAAATATATCTGGAATAAAATTATCCATCGCAATACCAACAAGTAGCATAAGTAAACTTATTGAAACCGGGATATATTGCTTCCAGTTATTTTCAAACATCTGCGACTCGGTAGAGTCGCAAGATGTGCATTTATAATTATTCTCTGTATTCATTGCTATAAGTATTTAATAATACATTTCACTCGTAGAGCTATTCAACTCAAGATAGAGTATTTCATTTTTGTAAATGAACTGGATCTTATTCTCTCGAGATAACCATCCTAATGCCAAACATATGTTTTTATCATTATATCCGGTCAGTTCTCCTATTTGTCTTATGGATAACGCTCCTTCATTAGACAATAATTGCCATATTACTCCGGCATTTATTCCAATATCATTTTTCAACATCTTGACTCTATTAAAAAATTTAATAACTAATCAAGAAGCCACCTGTCATCAGGCAATCCGGTTCTGACTCTGATTGCTCTTTCAACATCAGAGACATAGATTATACCGTCTCCAGAATTTCCTGTTTTACCATATGTTGATATTATCGTAATTATTCTATCCACATCATCATTGTTACACACAATCTCAATCTTCGCAACTTTACTATTGGTAAGTGCAAAATTCATGGATAAAGAAGCATCTTCACTTTTTAAATGCCCTGTGCCTTCAGCCATTGAAACAGTAAGATTTGGAAATCCTGCATCTAGTAGTTCTCTTAGAATATCATTAACCTTAAACGGTTTAATAAAAGCTTTTATCTCTTTCATGTGATTTTATTATTTAATGTTTCAAAAAGATTAATGACCATGTTCACCATGATCTGTACTCATCGATGCTAAATAAAATGCATTGGCTTTAACGATAGTCACACCCTCTTCCAGTTTATTTACCGGAGTTATCTGTGTATATCCTAGTTCGCTTATACCTGTTAATACCTCAATCCTTTCAAAATGATAAGTTTTTGTACCTTCTTCATTAGCTTCTTTCTCTAACACAAATATGTATTTCTTTCCTTCATTGCTAATAATAGCATCATTGGGTACAGCATCAGTTTTTTGTTTTCCAACATTAATCAATCCCGTTACATACATACCCGGAATTAATTTAATATCTGTCTTACCTTTTATATTTGCATGAACGATAATTGCCTTGGTATCCCCTTCGAAAGACTTGTTGATTTCATAAATCTCACCTTTGAGATTAACACCGGGTTGGTTGGTGAGGGTAATATCCACTTCCTGTCCGGTTCTTACCATATTAATATCTTTTTCAAAGACTTTAACATCGCAGTGTATACCTGCATTATCGGTAATACTCATTAGTGGAGTTTGCATATCGACATAACTTCCGGTACTGATATTGATTTTGCTGACAGTTCCTGAAATAGGAGTTTTTATCGGAATTTGAGTAACCATATTACCTGAAGAAACCTGTTCGGGGCTAATGGATAATTGTCTTAGCTGCTTTTCCAAACCTGTTAGCTGCGCTTTAGTTATCTCGTAATTAGCTGTTGCCTGTTGCAAAGTTTTTTCAACCCCTGCACCTTGAGTCGATAAATCTTTTTGTCTCCTGTATTCTTGATCGGCAATCAACGCCTCTTTTTTAGTTGTCAGATAATTTTTTTGCAACTCCACTATTTCCGTATTTTCGAGATAGGCTACAGCTTGTCCGGCACTCACGGCTCGACCTTCAATCACCATTACCTGTTTGATGATCCCTCCTAACAAAGAGGTTACCTCCGCTTTTTTCTGTGGATCCAAGGCCATTTCGCCATTTACTCGAATAATACTATTTAAGTCTCTCTGTTCAATTTTGCCAAGTTGAATATCCACAGCTTTCATTTGTGATTCGGTTAGCTCTACTTCTACCGATTCGCCACCATGAGATTCTTCTGTACCTTCTTTTTCTTTTTCTGCCTCATTTTTAGGCTTCTGTCCACATGACCCTAAAAATATAAGAGACAAAGCAATTATCGCTATATATATTGTTTTCATAATTTTTTGTTATTTATTTCCTTGCAGGTAGTTTAACATAATGATTGTTTGATTGTAGTCATTGATAGCATTTGCATATAGTAAATGTATCTCTACTGCGGTTTTTAAATTCTGGATATACTCGACATAATCTATTTCTCCTTTTTCATATGAAACCTGTGATATGCGTGTTATATCTTCTGCTTGTTTGCTGCCACGAAGTGAATAATAGTCCAAAGCATTTTTAGCCTTGGTATATTCATTCAGATAAGTCTGATAATTCTTACGCATAGTAAGCATAACCTCTTCCTGCTGAACCCTTGCTATTTCGACTTCTTTTTTAGCAGCTTTTGTTTTGGCTCTTTGTTCTCCAAAAAACAGAGGAACACTTATTCCTACTTCAAAACCCATGAAATTACCTTTGTCAAAATGTTCTCTTTGTAAATCATATGGATTAAATCCTTTGATAAGAAACTGGTTTTTCAATGCAAAATTGAAACTGGGCAGATATCCTTGTTTAATCACACTGAGGTTCCTTTCGCTTATGATCTTTTTATTAGCATAAACCTCTCCAAGTGGAGTTTGCTCTGGATTAAAATCATTAAAGGGATAGGCTGCATCCAAAACAGTCAAAGTAGGCTCAACAGGTTCGACTGCCTCATCCGTATTCATCCAGCGTTGTAAGATTAGTTGTATGCTCTGATAATTCTTTTCAGCCTTTTGTAACTCAATTCTGTTTTCATTATAGAGTCGTTCAGCATTCATCTGTTCCAAACGTCCTGTTTCCCCTGATTTCAACTTTGCATTGGCGAGGAATAAGAATTTACCATAAATACTGTCCTGTTCCTGTAATATTTTGATATTTTCCTTTGCATAAAGCAATTGATAATATGTTGCTGATATTTCTTTTACAAGTTCATTGCGTGTAACGTCCAAATTACTTCGTTCCAGATTCGTTTCGGCTTTCAATAAGCCTCTGCGAGAACCATACACTGT is a window encoding:
- a CDS encoding phosphatase PAP2 family protein, with protein sequence MNNILVCIVFFLLLFQSVKADTVDNDTLQSNYPIIDFSIQGSDIPSTNFISVDTVISDKIKPVKQLKFSYKQLIIPSALIAYGVFETAIEHNYLLNRQVKHEVTEHIDSKFTIDDISQYVPAGSVYALNLMGIKGKNNFKDRTFILGISTLFMAASVNTIKYSTKIERPDKSAKNSFPSGHTAVAFMGAEFLWQEYKDVSIWYGITGYTIATGTGIFRLYNDKHWFADVIVGAGLGILSTKAAYWLYPYLQRKFMNKGTFSKQISFSPFYNGKQGGLAIALSL
- a CDS encoding heavy metal translocating P-type ATPase; this encodes MNTENNYKCTSCDSTESQMFENNWKQYIPVSISLLMLLVGIAMDNFIPDIFNGYLRLGLYIIAYIPVAFPVFREAVETIKEKDFFTEFTLMGMATLGAFIIGEYPEGVAVMVFYTIGELFQDSAVNRAKRNIKALLDVRPDTATVYRNDSYQTISPEEVEIDEVIQVKAGEKVPLDGIMLTSSASFNTAALTGESKPKTISASESVLAGMLNLDKVIEIKVAKKYQDSSLARILEMVQDATSRKAKTELLIRKFAKIYTPIVFLLALFITVIPYFVVSDYIFSEWLSRALVFLVISCPCALVISIPLGYFGGIGAASKAGILFKGANYLDLMTKVNTVVMDKTGTLTKGVFNVQKVASVDEDKQEEFVAIVAAMEKFSNHPIARAIVQFAKISDNYTATDVEEISGHGLKGIVNGEEVLVGNAKLMQKFNISYDRTIEFIVETIVIAAINGEYVGYITIADEVKDDAQTAISDMHLSGIKQVVMLSGDKSSITNNVASSLGIDNAYGDLLPEDKVRHIEELKTDRNNVIAFVGDGINDAPSLALSDVGIAMGGMGSDAAIEVADVIIQTDQPSKIATSIKIAKVTRQVVVQNIILAFSVKLIVLILGSFGLATMWEAVFADVGVSLLAILNAVRILKMRF
- a CDS encoding winged helix-turn-helix domain-containing protein: MLKNDIGINAGVIWQLLSNEGALSIRQIGELTGYNDKNICLALGWLSRENKIQFIYKNEILYLELNSSTSEMYY
- a CDS encoding P-II family nitrogen regulator, producing the protein MKEIKAFIKPFKVNDILRELLDAGFPNLTVSMAEGTGHLKSEDASLSMNFALTNSKVAKIEIVCNNDDVDRIITIISTYGKTGNSGDGIIYVSDVERAIRVRTGLPDDRWLLD
- a CDS encoding efflux RND transporter periplasmic adaptor subunit, translating into MKTIYIAIIALSLIFLGSCGQKPKNEAEKEKEGTEESHGGESVEVELTESQMKAVDIQLGKIEQRDLNSIIRVNGEMALDPQKKAEVTSLLGGIIKQVMVIEGRAVSAGQAVAYLENTEIVELQKNYLTTKKEALIADQEYRRQKDLSTQGAGVEKTLQQATANYEITKAQLTGLEKQLRQLSISPEQVSSGNMVTQIPIKTPISGTVSKINISTGSYVDMQTPLMSITDNAGIHCDVKVFEKDINMVRTGQEVDITLTNQPGVNLKGEIYEINKSFEGDTKAIIVHANIKGKTDIKLIPGMYVTGLINVGKQKTDAVPNDAIISNEGKKYIFVLEKEANEEGTKTYHFERIEVLTGISELGYTQITPVNKLEEGVTIVKANAFYLASMSTDHGEHGH
- a CDS encoding TolC family protein gives rise to the protein MKTKRIISTIVFITMTVVLAPALFGQNTTKSLEECIQSAIDNNLTMKSGRISIERAKDLQGTAFNIDKTGFSLSQDPTSGGSPDNSISLSQSFEFPTVYGSRRGLLKAETNLERSNLDVTRNELVKEISATYYQLLYAKENIKILQEQDSIYGKFLFLANAKLKSGETGRLEQMNAERLYNENRIELQKAEKNYQSIQLILQRWMNTDEAVEPVEPTLTVLDAAYPFNDFNPEQTPLGEVYANKKIISERNLSVIKQGYLPSFNFALKNQFLIKGFNPYDLQREHFDKGNFMGFEVGISVPLFFGEQRAKTKAAKKEVEIARVQQEEVMLTMRKNYQTYLNEYTKAKNALDYYSLRGSKQAEDITRISQVSYEKGEIDYVEYIQNLKTAVEIHLLYANAINDYNQTIIMLNYLQGNK